The genomic interval ACGTGGGCTGACCAAGAAGTTCGGCGATTTCGTCGCGGATGACGCGATCGACTTGGTGGTGGCGCCGGGTCAGATCCACGCCATCCTCGGGGAGAACGGTGCGGGCAAGTCCACGTTGATGAACATGCTGTACGGGATCCTGGAACCCACCGAGGGGCAGATCCTGATCGATGACGCGCCGGTGCGATTCCGTTCGCCCGGCGACGCCATCGCCGCCGGAATCGGCATGGTGCACCAGCATTTCAAGCTGGTGGGCCCGTTCAGTGTCGCCGACAATGTGCAGCTGGGGCGCGAGCACGCCAGGGCCGGAATCCTCGATCGCGCCGCGGCCCGGCGCGCGGTGCGGGAGGTGTCGGAACGCTATGGGCTGGCCCTGGACCCGGACGCCGTCTGCGAAAACCTCCCGGTGGGTGTGCAGCAGCGCGTGGAGATCGTCAAAGCGCTTTCCGGGCACACCGAATTGCTGATCCTCGACGAACCCACCGCGGTGCTCACACCACCCGAGGTGGCCGAACTGCTGGCCATCATGCGGAATCTGGCGCGCTCGGGCATGTCGATCATCTTCATCAGCCACAAACTGAAGGAGGTGAAGGCGGTCGCCGACACGATCACGGTCATCCGGCGCGGCAAGGTGGTCGCCGAGGCCTCGCCCGAGGACGGTGAGGCGGAGCTGGCGGCCGCCATGGTGGGCCGCGAGGTGTCCCTCACCGTCGACAAGTCCCCCGCCACTCCGGCCGGAAACGCCTTGGAGATCAGAGATCTCACCGTTCTCGACGATCGCGGCGTCCCGGTCTTGGACGGCTTGAATCTGACTGTGCGCGCCGGTGAGATCGTCGGCCTGGCCGGTGTGGAGGGCAACGGGCAGACCGAATTGGCCCGAGCCATCCTCGGCACGCTCACGCCGGCGACCGGTTCGATCGAGATGGCCGGCGCCGAGGTCACCCGCTGGCACCCGTACCGGCGCATCGCGGCCGGTCTGGGCTACATCCCGGAGGATCGGGCCCGGGACGGGCTGGTCGGTGATTTCACCGTCGCCGAGAACATCGTGCTCAACCAGTATCGGGAGGCGCCGCTGTCCCACCGCGGTGTGGTCGATGACACGGCGGTGCGCGCCGTCGCCGCGAAAGCCATCGCCGAGTTCGATATTCGCACGCAGGGGCCCGAGGAGACGGTGTCCGCGTTGTCCGGCGGCAACCAGCAGAAAGTCATCATCGCGCGCGAGTTCTCCCGCCCGCGCAAGGTGCTCGTGGCGGCGCAGCCGACCCGCGGCGTGGATATCGGCGCGATCGAATTCATCCATGCCCGGCTGGTCGCCGAACGGGACACCGGCACCGCCGTACTGCTCATCTCCGCGGAGCTCGACGAGATTCTGGCCCTGTCGGATCGGGTGGCCGTCATCTACAACGGTCAGATCGTGGGCGAGGTGGCGCCGGACAGTCCGCGTTCGGATATCGGACAGCTCATGATCGGTCACCGCCCCGAGACCCCGGGAGGCGAGGCGTGAACACGACCACCGAACCGGACACCGCGCCGGGCCGAAAAGGATTCGGCCCCACCTTCGTTCGCTACCTGACCGAAGCGAACAACCTCATGGTGACAATCTATTCGTTGCTGCTGGCCTTCGCCATCGGCGCGGTGCTCATCATCGTTTCCGATCCCGGTGTGCGCGGCACTTTCAGCTATCTGTTCGCACGACCCGGCGACGCGTTCAGTTCGTCCTGGTATGCCGTCAGCACGGCCTACCAGGATCTGTTCGAGGGATCGATCCTCGATTTCGGCCGCCTGCAGCAGTTCTTCGCGGGGGACGCCACACTGGCCCAGGTCCTGCGGCCACTGTCGGAGACCCTGACCTACGCCACCCCGCTCATGTTCACCGGACTGGCGGTGGGCCTC from Nocardia goodfellowii carries:
- a CDS encoding ABC transporter ATP-binding protein: MRLELRGLTKKFGDFVADDAIDLVVAPGQIHAILGENGAGKSTLMNMLYGILEPTEGQILIDDAPVRFRSPGDAIAAGIGMVHQHFKLVGPFSVADNVQLGREHARAGILDRAAARRAVREVSERYGLALDPDAVCENLPVGVQQRVEIVKALSGHTELLILDEPTAVLTPPEVAELLAIMRNLARSGMSIIFISHKLKEVKAVADTITVIRRGKVVAEASPEDGEAELAAAMVGREVSLTVDKSPATPAGNALEIRDLTVLDDRGVPVLDGLNLTVRAGEIVGLAGVEGNGQTELARAILGTLTPATGSIEMAGAEVTRWHPYRRIAAGLGYIPEDRARDGLVGDFTVAENIVLNQYREAPLSHRGVVDDTAVRAVAAKAIAEFDIRTQGPEETVSALSGGNQQKVIIAREFSRPRKVLVAAQPTRGVDIGAIEFIHARLVAERDTGTAVLLISAELDEILALSDRVAVIYNGQIVGEVAPDSPRSDIGQLMIGHRPETPGGEA